Proteins encoded by one window of Pelecanus crispus isolate bPelCri1 chromosome 8, bPelCri1.pri, whole genome shotgun sequence:
- the URI1 gene encoding unconventional prefoldin RPB5 interactor 1 isoform X2 yields MPGKLVHTNEVTVLLGDNWFSKCSAKQAVALVEHRKKHVRKALDDLQKVMKNFESRVEFTEDLQKMSDAAGDFVDIREEIEDDSIETKGKYRTAHKPHSKPKVSNVFEVDFAANGSGTKSMGRFQSEEELWARLEELERQEEILGELDRMPDTVETNGEDTTSSEEEKEDKRTDLNGMYTAEDCITQGNFHEGVTNSDLFGGQVNGSTYYHSDDEDDIDVGDNSVPTIFFSHTVEPKRVRINTGKNTTLKFSEKKEEAKRKRKNSNGNGHATPELPNIKTPADIYRVFVDVVNGEYVPRKSILKSRSRENSVCSDTSENSAAEFDDRRGVQRSVSCDEATQSDNSEGILEEEEEEGQQQLLKKLPPSSGTSEAFSGTVIEKEPLSPSLIPHPVIAHPVLPTILERKSEEVLSEAPEETTKRISKFKAARMQQTN; encoded by the exons atgtaAGGAAAGCACTAGATGATTTGCAAAAAGTCATGAAGAATTTTGAATCACGAGTTGAATTCACAGAAGATTTGCAGAAAATGAGTGAT GCTGCAGGTGATTTTGTGGACATAAGAGAAGAAATTGAAGATGATAGCATTGAAACAAAAG GAAAATACCGAACTGCTCACAAACCTCATTCAAAGCCAAAAGTATCAAACGTTTTTGAGGTAGATTTTGCAGCAAATGGAAGTGGTACAAAATCAATGGGCCGTTTTCAGTCAGAGGAGGAACTGTGGGCCCGCTTAGAAGAGCTCGAGAGACAAGAAGAGATACTTGGTGAACTTGACAG gATGCCTGATACAGTTGAGACAAATGGAGAAGATACAACCTCCtctgaagaggagaaagaagataaGAGGACAGATCTGAATGGGATGTATACAGCAGAAGACTGTATTACTCAGGGCAACTTCCATGAAGGAGTAACAAATTCAGACTTGTTTGGTGGCCAAGTTAATGGCTCTACTTATTATCACAGTGATGATGAAGATGACATAGATGTTGGAGATAACTCTGTTccaactatttttttctctcacactGTTGAACCTAAAAGG GTAAgaataaacacaggaaaaaatactactttgaaattcagtgaaaagaaagaagaggccAAGCGtaaaaggaagaacagcaatGGCAATGGCCATGCAACTCCAGAACTGCCTAACATCAAAACCCCAGCAGACATTTACCG AGTCTTTGTTGATGTTGTGAATGGAGAATATGTCCCTCGTAAATCAATTTTGAAGTCTCGAAGCAGAGAGAACAGTGTTTGTAGCGATACCAGTGAGAACAGTGCTGCTGAGTTTGATGACAGACGAGGAGTTCAGAGGAGTGTTAGCTGTGATGAAGCTACTCAGAGTGACAACAGTGAAGGCAtactggaggaagaggaggaggaggggcagcagcagctacTGAAAAAGCTTCCTCCCTCTTCAGGGACAAGCGAG GCATTTTCTGGAACTGTTATAGAAAAGGAGCCTTTGTCTCCCTCCTTAATACCACACCCAGTCATTGCTCACCCAGTCCTGCCTACCATTCTGGAGCGAAAATCAGAGGAAGTTTTGTCTGAAGCACCAGAAGAAACTACAAAGAGGATTTCAAAATTCAAAGCTGCCAGAATGCAACAGACTAACTAG